CAaccattctcttttttttttttcctattccattttgtttttgttttttacattcTTTTGGCAATGGGTATTACTGTAATTTTAGGACTTAGTAAAAAAATGGACAGAATCTATACAGAATTTGATGAAAGGATCTATTTGATAAGGGCAAAAAACACAAGGAGTCAAAAGATAAAATTAGAAACTTGAGGTGCGATTTGAAAAAGGGCTAAATCATACGGatcaaatcatcaaatacaGTAATTTTCCTATTTCTAAAAGGCTAGAGAATTATGATTTATCTATTTGAGAAGCTCTCATGGTCCTTTTGTCTTGTGGCTTCCCTTCATGGTAGTTTTCCTGTTCCTAGCTATTTTGATGTTTGTTCTCACTAAATGAAGCAATTTCAAGCAATCTTGTATAGCATATAACAATTTTGTGTTCTGAACTGTTTTGAGTACGACTACATTGCTAAAGCAGTATTGCTCATTGACTGGTCATTTAGATGATCAAACCATCATGTTTTTAAGGTACGTTTGGCGGCTATAGGGGCACTGTTGTCTACCGCACAACTTAGCCTTTAGTCTTtgtcattgaaaatttttattcatactcctttccaattttttgaaaaattgttttatacTCATGAACAATCTACAAACCTTTTTTGGGGTGGCGAAAATCTCTACCTCTGACTTTTACTCCATCTTCGAGCTTgcatctttttcatttttcaatcaaCCTGTGATTACCAGTACCAGAGCCAATTGTTTCTTTTCTAATCCTTCTCATTTTCTGCTTACAGGGTGAACTCTCTGTTGGAACTGTGGCTTCTTTCATTGGATATACTTTCACACTAACATTTGCGGTGAGTTCTTTGATGCTGCTTAGATACTCATGCTATTCCCATCCTCTGTCCTGCCTGATGTGATACATCTTTCAGGTTCAAGGGCTGGTGAACACATTTGGAGATCTTCGTGGAACTTTTGCTGCTGTTGAGAGAATTAACTCTGTTTTAGCTGAGGCTCAAATTGATGAAGCCCTTGCATTTGGTTTAGAAAGGGAAATGCAGCAAAAAGAAGTTCAtgatgaaaattataaattgttctTCCTCAATGGTCATGATGAGAAAATTATATCTAGGAATATGCATTATATGTCAGCCCTGAAATCAGCTAGCAATTTGTATAGCTTAGCTAGGTCTGGCGATGTTCATCTTGAAGGTATCCATTGTGCAGTTTTATTCATTATGTTGAGGTGCATAACTGCCTTATTTTGCCTTATCTTCTGTTTTCTGATTTTTATTACGTTATCACATTCCATACGCCCATGTCTAAGTATTATCCTTTTAACAAGTGCTAGTCTGTTTTATGAAATGCTATACCAAGCTTCTGGTTGTTATAAAGTTTATCACTATGATTCTAATAGGTAGTGTGCCTACAGAAAATTGACCCTTGTGAGAACAAGGGCTATGTCAATCTCAAGCCTCTCCTTAAAGATCCCTCTTTTTTCCGTCTTTTTGTTGAGAACAAGTTTTGCCATAAATCCTTTGTTAGTTGGCTTTATTATGGGACTGTTCTAAATCTTgttttcatacaaaaaatttatgtaCTTTTTGTTCCATTGTGTAAACTAATGCCCTAATTTTAATCTCCAGATGTGCACTTCTCTTATCCTTTGAGACCTGATGTGGAAATCCTAATTGGTCTGAATTTAACTCTAAAATGTGGAACCATAACAGCTCTAGTGGGCCCAAGTGGTGCGGGCAAAAGTACAATAGTACAGCTTTTGGCCCGCTTCTAtgaggttttttctttttctttttattcaacTTTCTATTTTTAGACGGAAATTTCATAATCTTGTCATGGATGATGAAGAATCGTGTGCATCAATTGATGTGTTCCTTTTGCAGCCAACCAGAGGTCGTATAACAGTAGCTGGGGAAGATGTTCGAACATTTGACAAGAGTGAATGGGCACGGGTTGTCTCCATCGTGAATCAGGTCTCTTCTTGGATCTCCACACATCTGCTATGAGCTATACGTATGAGCCATGCTCATTTCTTTACAGCATAGGCATGCTTCTGTTTTCtagtaaatttgaaatatagCTTGACCACAATTACTGTGGGATATAACTTGGTCTAGGTCTAAACCAGATTGTAGCTATTCAGCTTATCTGGGCAGGTTTTGGGTTTGACAATATTGTATCCTAAAAGCTACCTGTTGTACTATACTCTGTATTTGAGTAGTCAGATTAATCTTTATTATCTAGAAGTATCTATGTAAATGAACCATTTTCTATTTCCTAACAAGCTTGAGGGTGAAATGTGAAAATTGGGATAGGTTGGGTTGGGATCAAGGAATATAATAAACTTTGGTCATGTTGTCTTTACACTGTCCATTTGAATTGTGCTCGTTGAATTTGAGTCTTGGGTTTATGCTGTAGAGTGTAGATGCTTGGTTTTGTTTGTGCTTCGAGGTCGAATCAACCCACCCGCAACCAAGTTGCGCGCATGCTGAGCAATGCTAAGAAAAgtaaatatttcacattttaTTGTTGCCTTTCTCCAAAGCTTATACAAAGGATGATGCAGGAACCTGTTCTTTTTTCGGTGTCTGTTGGAGAAAATATTGCATATGGGCTTCCAGATGATACTGTATCCAAGGATGACGTGATAAAGGCAGCAAAGGCAGCAAATGCCCATGAATTCATAATTTCACTGCCGCAGGTTTCTTGTCTCGTCAATATGCAAATATTCTACTGGTAGTTTGTGTTGTTTCTGAATCTTTATTTTGCTCGAAAGGGTTATGACACACTTGTTGGTGAGCGTGGAGGCTTACTGAGCGGTGGCCAGAGGCAGGTATggttatagagagagagagagagagagagagagaattgctATTGATTCTTCCTGTTTCTGATTTGCAGAGAGTTGCTATTGCTAGAGCTCTGCTTAAGAATGCCCCAATCCTGATACTTGATGAGGTAAACTTTCTGATTGCTTCTCTCTGCATCTGTATGTGTTCTCCAAGTTTGAATCACCATAACAAATGAGACTAGATTTTTCATAAAGCCCAGCTGTACATGCTTGTGTGAAAGCTCCCCTCATTGTGGCATGAAAGACTACAGAAATATTTATGATGTCCTTTGCTGCAGGCTACCAGTGCCTTGGATGCAGTCAGTGAGCGGTTGGTCCAGGATGCTCTGAAGCATCTGATGAAGGGCAGGACAACGTTGGTGATTGCTCACCGATTAAGCACTGTTCAGAATGCCCATCAAATTGCGGTTTGCTCCGATGGGACGATTGCGGAACTCGGAACCCACTTCGAATTATTGGCTAGGAAGGGTCAATATGCTTCATTGGTCGGCATTCAAAGGCTGGCATTTGAGTGACACAGAAATTGCTAGAATATTCAGTTCTAAATGAAACCAAGTGGGTGCTGAATTGAACAGTAGTTCTTCACCCACATTTActtcaatttcaaattcatTACTAAAGAAGATGATGCCTGGAAGTTGCCAGCGGATAATTGTTAAGCTGGTGACTCCACAAGAACAGCAAAGCCTTTGTAAAGTTACTGATAGAATGTAACATCAAATCTATTTAGTCGCAAGATTTTATTgttgaataataattaaatacaaataaactcAATTAAGCCTTAATCCCTGtagattgaaaaaattatttcgtAAAGCTATATGCGGCTTGTTATATGATCAGAAAATACTATTGCAATTTTCAATTGTATCAACTCAATGACGTTATTTGTTACATTTTCTCACTGTTTAGAGACAATTTCTTTTTAACCTATTGCATTTAATGTTACTATTGCCTAAAGACAAAATTACTCTTGATAAAGAGTAGAGAACTTGAGATAGCGTTTGGATAGGAGAGGATCCAATCACCCAAGACCTTGGCGAGCCTCGAAACCTTGGCGGATTTGTCCAAAAAACTAGAAGGGGGAAGGGGAAACTAGAAGGGGGAAGGGGATGCCCTTAGCGCCTCCAAACGACAATTCCTTTGACACTTAGACTGTTAAACTTTAAAATGCGACATTTAACCTGTCTAACTATTACCTCAGTACAAGTTATAAGATAGATGAAAAATGTTGTGCGTGCGCTACATGTAAATTTTTCGGACTTGTAACTTTCCAAAATTCTcctaaacattattaaaaaataaaaacttgaaaaaaattaaaggggtgGCGGAACCACTCCTCGACGAGGAAGGGGTGGTTCAACCAACCTTTTTGCTCTTCATAGTTCTTCTCTTTAAATTCTCTTCCTGTTTTAGTTTGGGTCTATATAAAGGAAATTGCACCCAAAATTTCTTACAAGCAACAGTATATGATAAACAAGTATTAGGAGTTGATAAAACAATAGAATTTTACTTAAGCGCCTTCCATTCTGCAATCTCAATCTCAACCATCTTCAAACTGTAATGGATAAGAAAGAAATTCCCCATTGACTTCTTAATTGCAACAGTGAAAAAAATAGTTCCACAGACAATATCAATATTAAGTACagcaatgaaaaaaaataatgaactcAAAAGAGGAATAAGAACAAATAGTTTGCTCTTTGGGAAGTGTATACCATCAATGCTTCATTTCTTATTCACATGAGTGATTTTGGCCACCCATGAAAACAGATTTGACAGTGGTAAAAGTTGTGGTTTTGAAATCTTACGAAGAATTGGAAAGGGAGATTACAGCATTCAGATTAGCAAGGCATTCAGTAGGGAGGCCAAGGAAGGTGTTCATTAGGAAATCATCAATAGGATCAACAGTTGCCACCCCAACTAATCTGCACTTCCCATCTTTATCTAATCTCTTTCCTCTTCCACTTCTTATCGTTCCTTTTGACTCCTCAGATGTCAAAACTGTCTTCACCAGCAGTGGAGGAGCTCTATAGATAGTCCCAACAGAAAACCAGAACTTGGCCATGAATTCTAGATCAATCTGCATGAAAAAATAGCTGCAATACTCAAGCATACCGTTGAAAATGTTAAGATTTGTGAGAATTTGAGCATTCTTTTGAGTATCTTGGTTCAAAATGGGTGACgaaactcttttttctttgatgggtggaagtatttttttttagctagtgattttttttttttttttttgtgtaggagACTATTTGTAATCGTTCGATTTGAGTTTGGTTTCTCGTTGTTTGATGTAAAGAACTGAATTCCAGCTTTCTTGTCAGTGTGTTTGGGTGTTTTGTTCGTGttggaatgaaaattttattcatcaaaaaaaaaaaaaaaaaaaaaacacagctGCAATATTAAGTTGGTGTGGTCGTGGAATCAAATTCAAGGGAAGCTACCTTATGACAACGAACTTGCTTCCAACATAAAAGCATAATTTCCAATCAAAACATGCATAGGCATGCAGCCGCACATACACTACCCCTGCTCATTTGAATGGTGAAAAAATTAGTGAGAGTTGGCATATATAATTTACCTTTCCAGATTCTCTATCAATGCTCCCTTGAAAGAGTTCTGGGGCGATCTCAATCTGCAGAAATGGTGGCAATGGCAACCCCAAGAACCTGGTTGTTGCACTCGACAATGGAGGTATATAGAGTGTTTTAATGTCAAATGAAACTGAAATTTCATCATCCAACTCTCCATCCGTGACCTTTGTACCAGACCCACTTCCTCTTCCACCTCCGGCGTCGTATTCAAAATCTGGATATCTTGAAATCCCAAGCTTGCAAGCTCCCAGAGTCCTGAACTTAACACTGTAAGCATCAGCTTTCAGGACTTGGGTTTCAGTGGCTGCACTTGTAAGTTGTTGATGCTTTTGACCGTTGGAAGAGCAGGTGACAATTTTTTGTCCAAGCTTTGGACTTTTTGTCTGAAATTTGCACAGAAATGGAGGGTTTGAGGAGTTTAGTTTACAGAACATTATTTGGTGCCTAGTTTTGTCTGAGTTCAAAGAAGAGAGGAAATGGATTGTGGAGTTCTTTCTGATAAGGAAGTCCACGTGGAATAACCAAAGCATAAAGCGACCCACCCCccccttcccttttttttttagtgaaattaGATAAATACACACCAAAATGGGAGGCTGGCTTTTGCTAGAGTCACGACCTCATCCTTCTTATTTTGGAAAATCTTGCTATGCTTACTCACTGGTGCATTATATTTTGCGTGCCACCGATTCCCGACAGTGACAATTGTAACAAGAATAATGAAGTAGAGGTCCCTAAACAACTATATATGTTTTCTAAGTTCTGAACAGCACTTTCTTGATTGGTAGCATGTAGGGAGACATGTTTTTAGGTAACGGTGGTGGCAATTCATATTTGTGTGTTAGGTTAGAGTTGTGTCAAGATATAGATATAAAAGtatatatagattaattttaacctgcctcatttaattaaacgtaTCAAATTTCAAACCCTAATTtactaatttcatgttgaaaATTGTCTCTGCTCCATACAATTGACATTAAAATGATCCTCTAGAATTCTGTGAAGACCCCAGCACGATATTGATATATAGAGTAGTGATTTATGCCACACTCGGCGTGAGTGAACAGTATGTAtagattttaaaagaaaagataaaagaaattttaaaatagtaaaTTCGTACATACTGTTCATCCAAGGTGTGACGCGTAGCACTACTTTGATATATAATGTTTTGTTTCTAGTTGTTGATGAATGATGAGGTAGCGTGTATATAACGTTATTTTTACAAAGCCAAATGATAGAAAGATTCTGATGGCCAATATCCATTGAGTTCCTTCTAGAGACATTACATATTTACTAGAACATTCCAAAGGATAATGTTCATCCAATTGCAAGTGCTATCCACATGCTCTTTCCATCCACAAAATTTCCTGCTTTTTTGGGGGGCCAGAgacaaaataaacatatttaaTTTGAGGGCAAACATCAAAATGACCCAAGCTGTTTCTGTGTCTCTTAAAATGGGGTTAGCCCAACATAGGCATGTGATTCTGTCTTTTTGCCCAATCTAGACTAGCTCACTTCAGACCACGGGTAATAATTTGACATCTTTTTGGAAGCCTTTGACCCTTCCACTCTAATGGATAGctcctttgttttgtttggttgccaagaTGCTAACAAGGAAATGCTATACGTTTTAGGGAATACAAGAAAGGGCAAAGAAATGAACACTCTTATTGTAGGGATACATCTTACTTGCAtacatgtgaaagaaaaaagaagaatttaatCCCAGCAAAATAATGATATGAAACTTGGAAAACTTAATACTGAAAAACACCAACTTTATACACAAGCCAAGAGTCAATTAGCCACAAGTTGTTAAAGTAACTACTACCAgttgaaaaaaccaaaaactaacACTAACTCATCAAATCAGAGATAGAAACCACTCAGGCCACCACTACATGAAGCAAAACCGAATCTGGCACTAAGCACCAGGTTTAGCGACAACGGCGCCAATAAAATACAACACGATAGCATCCATGCTTTTAGCATACAAGAGAAGATCTAAGAGACGTGGGAAGATGCGTGCATGACGACCAACGGATGACTGATTCAGTCACCATGAGATCAAGTTGCTCACGCTCACCAAGTCCAATTGTATGGTTCCTCTTGCTATGGATGCAAAACATCCTAGACCCAAACGTTCCTCCTGACCTTTTAACTTCAGCTTCCTTGCGTTCCATTTCTTTTCCCTCATGCGCAAAGCAAAGAGTAGAATCCGGCAGCATTAGCAGCTTCCCCAAGCTTGCCTCTGCATAATAGGGCAAAAATTGGATTTTAGATACAAGTTCTATGAGATGTTGTAGAGAGTTGGAAGATGCCAAACTCGCATACCTCCTTGAATTGCATCTACTCTGGGAATACTTGTTGAAAACTCT
This window of the Corylus avellana chromosome ca5, CavTom2PMs-1.0 genome carries:
- the LOC132182472 gene encoding uncharacterized protein LOC132182472; its protein translation is MLWLFHVDFLIRKNSTIHFLSSLNSDKTRHQIMFCKLNSSNPPFLCKFQTKSPKLGQKIVTCSSNGQKHQQLTSAATETQVLKADAYSVKFRTLGACKLGISRYPDFEYDAGGGRGSGSGTKVTDGELDDEISVSFDIKTLYIPPLSSATTRFLGLPLPPFLQIEIAPELFQGSIDRESGKIDLEFMAKFWFSVGTIYRAPPLLVKTVLTSEESKGTIRSGRGKRLDKDGKCRLVGVATVDPIDDFLMNTFLGLPTECLANLNAVISLSNSS